From one Agathobaculum sp. NTUH-O15-33 genomic stretch:
- a CDS encoding UDP-N-acetylmuramoyl-tripeptide--D-alanyl-D-alanine ligase — protein sequence MERFTLAQAEAWTKGEARGEAVLNAVSTDSRHIPADALFVPIRGDKYDGHDFIAKAIDNGAGAIVSHRRSEEYRVPALYVENTSQALLDLAGGYRELCGGKVVGVTGSVGKTTTKELTYAVLAEGFRAQKTEGNLNNEIGLPLTLFRMTRETEVMVAEMGMNHFGELSRMTMAARPDIAVITNIGTSHIEFLGSREGILQAKLEILEGLKPGGCAVLCGDEPLLWEKRSSLGCRAVTYGIENKACDLTCRMAADGSFTIINNSLSCKTLPVNGSFAAKLSLPGAHNVLNALAAAAVGLVLGEAPERIARGLASYEASGMRQNIYEQNGFRIFADCYNASPDAMEAALAVLGRMGDTGSRIAVLGSMLELGDYAEEGHRRAGRAAAENADALYAYGPDADAMVRGAREQGMAAAFAFADQNELVRELVKAARTGDALLFKGSRGMKMERALGLFLGEDVEE from the coding sequence ATGGAACGCTTTACGCTTGCGCAGGCCGAGGCTTGGACCAAAGGAGAAGCGCGGGGCGAAGCGGTGCTGAACGCCGTCTCGACCGATTCCCGACATATTCCCGCGGACGCGCTGTTTGTGCCGATCCGCGGCGATAAATACGATGGCCATGATTTCATCGCCAAAGCGATCGATAACGGCGCGGGCGCGATTGTGTCCCACCGCCGGAGCGAGGAATACCGGGTGCCCGCGCTGTATGTGGAAAACACCTCGCAGGCCTTGCTTGATCTTGCGGGCGGGTACCGGGAGCTGTGCGGGGGCAAGGTGGTCGGCGTCACCGGCTCGGTCGGCAAAACGACCACCAAGGAGCTGACCTACGCCGTGCTTGCGGAGGGTTTCCGCGCGCAGAAAACAGAAGGCAACCTGAACAACGAGATCGGCCTGCCGCTCACGCTCTTCCGCATGACGCGGGAGACCGAGGTCATGGTGGCCGAAATGGGCATGAACCACTTCGGCGAGCTGAGCCGCATGACCATGGCGGCCCGGCCGGATATCGCGGTGATCACCAATATCGGTACCTCGCACATTGAGTTTTTAGGATCGCGCGAGGGCATTTTGCAGGCAAAGCTCGAAATTTTGGAAGGCCTAAAACCGGGCGGCTGCGCCGTTCTTTGCGGCGACGAGCCGCTTTTGTGGGAAAAACGAAGTTCCCTCGGTTGCCGCGCCGTCACTTACGGCATAGAAAACAAGGCGTGCGATCTGACCTGCCGCATGGCGGCGGACGGCTCGTTTACCATCATCAATAACAGCCTTTCGTGCAAGACCCTGCCGGTGAACGGAAGCTTTGCGGCAAAGCTGAGCCTGCCGGGCGCGCACAATGTGCTCAACGCGCTGGCCGCCGCCGCCGTCGGCCTTGTGCTGGGCGAAGCGCCGGAGCGGATCGCGCGCGGCCTTGCTTCGTATGAAGCGAGCGGCATGCGGCAAAACATTTACGAGCAAAACGGCTTTCGCATTTTTGCGGATTGCTATAACGCCAGCCCGGACGCCATGGAGGCGGCGCTCGCCGTTCTGGGGCGTATGGGCGATACCGGCAGCCGCATCGCGGTTTTAGGCTCCATGCTGGAACTGGGCGATTACGCGGAGGAAGGCCACCGGCGCGCGGGCCGCGCGGCGGCGGAAAACGCCGACGCGCTCTATGCCTACGGCCCGGACGCGGACGCCATGGTGCGCGGCGCGCGGGAGCAGGGCATGGCCGCGGCGTTTGCCTTTGCCGACCAGAATGAACTCGTGCGCGAGCTGGTGAAAGCCGCGCGCACCGGCGACGCGCTGCTCTTCAAGGGCAGCCGCGGCATGAAAATGGAACGGGCGCTCGGCCTGTTTTTGGGGGAGGACGTGGAAGAATGA
- a CDS encoding UDP-N-acetylmuramoyl-L-alanyl-D-glutamate--2,6-diaminopimelate ligase, producing the protein MKLRELLAGVAVENAAADLDMEIGQVRYDSRQVGPGDLFVAIRGYATDGHQYIAKALEQGAAAIVCEEAPDGAPVVTVKNARRALAEIAANRFGHPADRMVMVGVTGTNGKTTTTYLVKHMLEKAGHKVGLIGTNQNLIGSEIIETERTTPESYELHALFARMRDAGCTHVVMEVSSHSLVLDRVHGIRFAVGAFTNLTQDHLDFHGTMEEYRKAKALLFSMCDKGVVNLDDPAAEAMLRDAKCETLTFSCDKDAAGLTAKNILMRANGVEFIACTTDGLARVKLAIPGHFSVENALAALGIVLQLGLPIEQAAEALGTATGVKGRVEVVPTDTDYTVLIDYAHSPDGVENVLKAVRGFAAGRVVALFGCGGDRDKTKRPKMGAIAARLADFCIVTSDNPRTEQPDAIIEDILAGMKESKTPIKVIADRPAAIHWALDHAKKDDIIVLMGKGHETYQEINHIKHHMDEREIVAAYYAEKRK; encoded by the coding sequence ATGAAGCTGCGGGAACTGCTCGCGGGCGTGGCGGTAGAAAACGCCGCCGCCGATCTGGATATGGAAATTGGGCAGGTGCGGTATGATTCGCGTCAAGTAGGCCCGGGCGATCTGTTTGTCGCCATCCGCGGCTACGCGACGGATGGGCACCAATATATCGCGAAGGCGCTCGAACAGGGCGCGGCCGCGATCGTGTGCGAAGAGGCGCCTGACGGCGCGCCCGTCGTCACCGTGAAAAACGCGCGCCGCGCGCTGGCCGAGATCGCGGCTAACCGCTTTGGCCATCCGGCGGACCGCATGGTCATGGTCGGCGTGACCGGTACGAACGGTAAAACGACGACCACCTACCTTGTCAAGCACATGCTGGAAAAGGCGGGCCATAAGGTCGGGCTGATCGGCACCAACCAAAATCTGATCGGCAGCGAAATCATCGAGACCGAGCGCACCACCCCGGAAAGCTATGAGCTGCACGCGCTGTTTGCGCGCATGCGGGACGCGGGCTGTACCCATGTGGTCATGGAGGTTTCCTCCCATTCGCTGGTTTTGGACCGCGTGCACGGGATTCGTTTCGCGGTGGGCGCGTTTACCAATTTGACACAGGACCACCTTGATTTTCACGGCACAATGGAGGAGTACCGCAAAGCAAAGGCGCTGCTTTTCTCCATGTGCGATAAGGGCGTCGTAAACCTTGACGACCCGGCGGCCGAGGCGATGCTGAGAGATGCGAAATGTGAAACCCTTACCTTTTCCTGCGATAAGGACGCGGCTGGGCTGACTGCCAAAAACATCCTGATGCGCGCGAACGGCGTAGAATTCATCGCCTGCACCACGGACGGATTGGCGCGGGTAAAGCTCGCGATCCCCGGACATTTTTCGGTAGAAAACGCGCTGGCCGCGCTGGGCATCGTGTTACAGCTCGGCCTGCCGATCGAGCAGGCGGCGGAAGCGCTCGGCACTGCGACCGGGGTGAAGGGCCGGGTCGAGGTCGTGCCGACCGATACCGATTACACGGTGCTGATCGATTACGCGCATTCGCCGGACGGCGTTGAAAACGTGCTGAAGGCCGTGCGCGGCTTTGCCGCGGGCCGCGTGGTCGCGCTGTTTGGCTGCGGCGGCGACCGCGACAAGACCAAGCGCCCCAAGATGGGCGCGATCGCGGCGCGGCTGGCTGATTTTTGCATCGTCACTTCGGATAATCCGCGCACCGAACAGCCGGACGCCATCATAGAAGATATTTTAGCCGGTATGAAGGAAAGCAAAACGCCGATCAAGGTGATCGCCGACCGGCCCGCGGCCATCCACTGGGCGCTCGACCACGCGAAGAAGGATGATATCATCGTGCTGATGGGCAAGGGCCACGAAACGTATCAGGAGATCAACCACATCAAGCACCACATGGATGAGCGCGAGATCGTGGCCGCGTATTACGCGGAAAAAAGGAAGTAA
- a CDS encoding penicillin-binding transpeptidase domain-containing protein, with product MAMKGPNNQMRSRVVVLTLLFVVVGFGLVGARLLYMQVFHHDFYVQKATMLQTRDSIITPNRGTIYDCNKQVLAESATTEKVTISPKNVIDEDKIDAGISAEQQQETLAKILSEELSLNYETVLKKVQRTDTAYQEIAEKIDKETSNKLYKALEDADCKGVYPEPDTKRYYQYGAYLSAVLGYVSGDNNGVIGVEAKYEEELAGTAGRVVRAQNAKNQDMPYDYEQYIPATDGNSLVLTIDNDIQSYLEKHLETAMADNPDARDGVSGVVMNVKTGEILAMASLPDFDPNQPRVITNQRYQDEMKTKVAAVLTEYGVSADIPDAYYEKGGMENLPESVKANEKLVEAIGNVRIDELNKMWRNPVIMDTYEPGSTFKLMNVSTAYEIGTAHANDTYNCGGSLMVGDWSKPINCWKAGGHGSENLTEALMNSCNVAMMQIAFKTGMDRFYEFYKAFGMTEITGIDLPGEQKGIFHDITNTSAWNEVSLAVASFGQRFTVTPIQMINMVAAIVDDGKLKKPYVVKEVLGPDGSVKSTTETTVVRQVISAETSAFMRQAMQQVVENGTGKNAYVAGYRVGGKTATSELLKEKDDTEDRYTASFIGVAPMDDPQIAVLVAINDLPESATHGGGAIAAPVVGRVMEDVLPYIGVTPMYADEEADRREVSVPSLIGMDENQAAAALKEVGLSYRVVSNEGGTITDQVPAGGIKIPASGSVILYMGGSKPTEQIIVPDLINLSPQECRDTLSELGLYMKRKGVATSQTTGETVAGKQNPVSGTKVNIGSVITVDFTNSTDVGD from the coding sequence ATGGCTATGAAGGGTCCGAACAATCAAATGCGGTCGCGTGTCGTCGTTTTGACGCTGCTATTCGTGGTCGTGGGTTTTGGGTTGGTGGGCGCACGGCTGCTTTACATGCAGGTGTTCCACCATGATTTTTATGTGCAAAAGGCAACGATGCTGCAAACGCGCGATTCGATCATCACGCCCAACCGCGGCACGATCTATGATTGCAACAAGCAAGTCCTTGCTGAATCCGCCACCACCGAAAAGGTGACGATCAGCCCGAAAAACGTGATAGACGAGGATAAGATCGACGCGGGTATCTCGGCCGAGCAGCAGCAGGAAACGCTGGCTAAGATCCTGTCGGAGGAGCTTTCGCTCAATTACGAAACCGTGCTCAAAAAGGTGCAGCGCACCGACACCGCTTATCAGGAAATCGCGGAAAAGATTGATAAAGAAACATCCAACAAGCTGTACAAAGCGCTTGAGGACGCGGACTGCAAGGGCGTCTATCCGGAGCCCGATACCAAGCGATATTACCAATACGGCGCGTATTTGTCCGCTGTGTTGGGCTATGTCAGCGGAGACAACAACGGCGTAATCGGCGTGGAAGCCAAGTACGAAGAGGAGCTTGCCGGCACGGCCGGCCGCGTCGTGCGCGCGCAAAACGCGAAAAATCAGGATATGCCGTACGATTACGAGCAATATATTCCTGCGACAGACGGCAATTCGCTGGTGCTCACCATCGATAACGACATTCAGAGCTATCTGGAAAAGCATTTGGAGACCGCCATGGCCGATAACCCGGACGCGCGCGACGGCGTTTCCGGCGTGGTCATGAATGTGAAGACCGGCGAAATCCTCGCCATGGCGTCTTTGCCCGATTTCGATCCCAACCAGCCGCGCGTTATCACCAATCAGCGGTATCAGGACGAAATGAAAACAAAAGTAGCCGCGGTTTTAACGGAATATGGGGTTTCCGCGGACATTCCCGACGCATACTACGAGAAGGGCGGCATGGAAAACCTGCCCGAAAGCGTGAAAGCCAACGAAAAGCTGGTCGAGGCGATCGGCAACGTCCGCATTGACGAGTTGAACAAAATGTGGCGCAACCCGGTCATCATGGACACCTACGAGCCCGGCTCCACCTTCAAGCTGATGAACGTTTCGACCGCGTACGAGATCGGCACCGCGCACGCGAACGACACGTACAACTGCGGCGGTTCGCTGATGGTAGGCGACTGGTCCAAGCCCATCAACTGCTGGAAGGCGGGCGGCCACGGTTCCGAGAATCTGACCGAAGCGCTGATGAACTCGTGCAACGTCGCCATGATGCAGATTGCGTTCAAGACCGGTATGGACCGTTTCTATGAATTTTACAAGGCCTTCGGCATGACCGAGATCACCGGCATCGATCTGCCGGGCGAGCAGAAGGGTATTTTCCACGATATCACCAATACGTCGGCATGGAACGAAGTATCGCTCGCGGTCGCGTCCTTCGGTCAGCGCTTTACCGTGACCCCGATCCAGATGATCAACATGGTCGCCGCGATCGTGGACGACGGCAAGCTCAAAAAGCCCTATGTGGTCAAGGAAGTGCTGGGGCCGGACGGCTCGGTCAAATCCACCACCGAAACCACCGTGGTGCGGCAGGTCATTTCGGCTGAAACCTCGGCCTTCATGCGGCAGGCGATGCAGCAGGTCGTCGAAAACGGCACCGGTAAAAACGCCTATGTCGCGGGTTACCGCGTGGGCGGCAAGACCGCTACCTCCGAGCTGCTGAAAGAAAAGGACGATACGGAGGACCGTTATACCGCGTCCTTCATCGGCGTCGCGCCGATGGACGATCCGCAGATCGCGGTGCTCGTCGCCATCAACGACCTGCCGGAATCCGCAACGCACGGCGGCGGCGCGATCGCCGCGCCCGTGGTCGGCCGCGTGATGGAGGATGTGCTGCCCTATATCGGCGTCACCCCGATGTACGCGGACGAGGAAGCCGACCGCCGCGAGGTATCGGTGCCCAGTCTGATTGGCATGGATGAAAATCAAGCGGCGGCCGCGCTGAAGGAAGTCGGCCTGTCTTACCGCGTTGTCAGCAACGAGGGCGGAACGATCACCGATCAGGTGCCCGCGGGCGGTATCAAGATCCCCGCGTCCGGCTCGGTCATCCTGTATATGGGCGGGTCTAAGCCGACCGAGCAGATCATCGTGCCCGACCTGATCAATCTGTCTCCGCAGGAATGCCGCGATACGCTCAGCGAGCTCGGCCTGTACATGAAGCGCAAGGGCGTCGCGACCTCGCAGACGACCGGCGAAACGGTGGCGGGCAAACAAAACCCGGTATCCGGCACCAAGGTGAATATCGGCTCGGTTATTACGGTGGACTTCACCAACTCGACCGACGTCGGCGATTAA
- the rsmH gene encoding 16S rRNA (cytosine(1402)-N(4))-methyltransferase RsmH — translation MEFHHVSILLGPCIEALQIKPNGVYVDATTGGAGHSLRIAEKLDETGRLICIDRDDEALQNAKTRLADVWDRVTPVKSDFREIDRVLADLGLAGADGILFDLGVSSPQLDHAERGFSYMQDAPLDMRMDRSQRLTAYEVVNGWSREEIRRILFEYGEERYAPLIAAAIEREREEKPIETTLELSDLIRRAMPAKARREKQHPAKRSFQAIRIAVNDELSAVNEAMEKAIDCLAPGGRLAVITFHSLEDRIVKTAFLRAAQGCTCPKGFPVCVCGNKPKVRLTPRKPILPDEAEIEENPRARSAKLRVCEKL, via the coding sequence ATGGAATTTCACCATGTATCCATTCTGCTGGGCCCCTGTATCGAGGCGCTGCAAATCAAACCAAACGGCGTTTATGTGGACGCCACGACCGGCGGCGCGGGGCACTCGCTCCGTATCGCTGAAAAGCTGGATGAAACCGGTCGGCTGATCTGTATCGACCGGGACGACGAGGCGCTCCAAAACGCAAAGACCCGTCTTGCGGATGTTTGGGACCGCGTCACGCCGGTAAAAAGTGATTTTAGAGAGATAGACCGCGTGCTCGCGGACCTCGGCCTTGCTGGGGCGGATGGTATTTTGTTCGATCTGGGCGTCTCCTCGCCCCAGCTCGATCACGCAGAGCGCGGTTTTTCCTACATGCAGGACGCGCCGCTCGATATGCGCATGGACCGGAGCCAGCGCCTTACCGCTTACGAGGTGGTGAACGGCTGGAGCCGGGAAGAGATACGCCGCATTCTTTTCGAGTATGGCGAGGAACGCTACGCGCCGCTCATCGCGGCCGCGATCGAACGCGAACGGGAAGAAAAGCCGATTGAGACGACCTTGGAGCTTTCCGACCTGATCCGCCGCGCGATGCCTGCAAAGGCCCGGCGCGAAAAACAGCACCCCGCCAAGCGAAGCTTTCAGGCGATCCGCATCGCGGTGAACGACGAACTTTCCGCCGTGAACGAAGCGATGGAAAAAGCGATAGACTGTCTGGCGCCCGGCGGCCGTCTGGCGGTGATCACGTTTCACAGTTTGGAGGATCGCATCGTAAAGACCGCCTTCCTACGGGCGGCGCAGGGCTGCACCTGTCCCAAGGGTTTTCCGGTTTGCGTATGCGGCAATAAACCCAAGGTGCGCCTAACGCCGAGAAAGCCGATCCTGCCGGACGAAGCGGAGATAGAAGAGAACCCGCGGGCGCGCAGCGCCAAGCTTCGGGTGTGCGAAAAGCTATAG
- the mraZ gene encoding division/cell wall cluster transcriptional repressor MraZ produces the protein MKGEYKHSIDAKGRLAMPAKLREELGDRFTVTKGLDGCLAIYPEKEWEGLEERIRSLPMSKSRDLQRFFFSAAFDAEMDAQGRILLPVNLREFAGLSKETTIIGASNHAEIWDSAKWAAYNSGITDDRIMEAMEDLGF, from the coding sequence GTGAAAGGGGAATACAAGCATTCCATAGACGCGAAGGGGCGTCTGGCCATGCCTGCCAAGCTTCGAGAGGAGCTGGGTGACCGTTTCACCGTGACCAAAGGACTCGATGGCTGCCTTGCCATTTACCCCGAAAAGGAATGGGAAGGCCTTGAAGAACGTATACGCTCGCTGCCGATGAGCAAATCCCGCGATCTGCAGCGATTTTTTTTCTCTGCGGCGTTTGACGCGGAGATGGACGCGCAGGGCCGCATCTTGCTTCCGGTCAACCTGCGGGAGTTTGCGGGACTGAGCAAGGAGACCACCATCATCGGCGCATCGAACCATGCGGAGATCTGGGACAGCGCCAAGTGGGCCGCCTATAACAGCGGCATCACGGATGACCGTATCATGGAAGCGATGGAAGACCTAGGATTTTAA
- the coaD gene encoding pantetheine-phosphate adenylyltransferase, producing the protein MRIAIYPGSFDPPTLGHQDIIRRASVVFDRLIVAVMHNQNKTPMFTVEERMEFLERTTRDTHNVEITSFDGLLADFARQHSACTIIKGLRAVSDFEYEFQMALANRKLNPELDTAFLMTSAEYMYLSSSVVKDIAVHGGSIAGFVPGEIVNDIMLRTRKEG; encoded by the coding sequence ATGAGAATTGCGATCTACCCGGGCAGCTTTGATCCGCCCACGCTCGGGCATCAGGATATCATTCGCCGCGCGTCAGTGGTCTTTGACCGGCTGATCGTCGCGGTGATGCACAATCAGAATAAAACGCCGATGTTCACCGTGGAGGAACGCATGGAATTCCTCGAGCGGACGACACGCGACACCCACAATGTGGAAATCACCTCGTTTGACGGCCTGCTGGCCGACTTTGCGCGGCAGCACAGCGCCTGCACGATCATTAAGGGGCTTCGGGCGGTATCGGATTTTGAATACGAGTTCCAGATGGCGCTTGCCAACCGCAAGCTCAATCCGGAGCTGGATACCGCGTTCTTGATGACAAGTGCGGAATACATGTATCTTTCCAGCTCGGTGGTGAAGGATATTGCGGTACACGGCGGCAGCATCGCCGGCTTTGTCCCGGGCGAAATCGTGAACGATATCATGCTTCGAACAAGAAAGGAAGGCTAA
- the rsmD gene encoding 16S rRNA (guanine(966)-N(2))-methyltransferase RsmD, producing the protein MRVVSGSARGLKLQPVPGMNTRPTTDRVKESVFNIIQNRVRDARVLDLFAGTGQLGIEALSRGAKTCDFVERDRVAFATVKKNIAAARLVDRAQLHSTDADKFIAYAKKDAYDLIFLDPPYGGKILTAALSAIETFDILSTNGIIICESAVEDVFTSGFETVKTYRYGATLITVLQKGGRTDETNENCDLPGQL; encoded by the coding sequence GTGAGAGTCGTATCCGGCTCCGCGCGGGGGCTAAAGCTTCAGCCCGTGCCGGGCATGAACACCCGGCCGACGACCGACCGCGTCAAGGAATCGGTTTTCAATATCATCCAAAACCGCGTGCGGGACGCGCGCGTGCTCGATCTGTTTGCAGGCACCGGGCAGCTTGGCATCGAGGCGCTGTCGCGCGGGGCGAAAACATGTGATTTCGTCGAGCGAGACCGCGTCGCTTTTGCGACGGTCAAGAAAAATATTGCGGCCGCCCGCCTTGTCGATCGTGCACAGCTGCACAGCACAGATGCGGATAAATTTATAGCATATGCGAAAAAAGATGCTTACGATTTGATTTTTTTGGATCCGCCTTACGGCGGCAAAATCCTTACGGCGGCACTTTCCGCGATAGAAACGTTTGACATTCTCTCGACAAATGGTATAATAATATGCGAAAGTGCTGTGGAGGACGTGTTTACCTCCGGTTTTGAGACGGTAAAAACCTACCGCTACGGCGCTACTTTGATTACCGTCCTACAAAAGGGCGGCCGAACGGATGAAACAAATGAGAATTGCGATCTACCCGGGCAGCTTTGA